From the Pseudorasbora parva isolate DD20220531a chromosome 2, ASM2467924v1, whole genome shotgun sequence genome, the window aagcggaccaaacaagcgtaccaagacctccttgaagaggtggtctcggtacgctttcaaacaaactctggagcggtttgtttgtggtgagaacgttatccgacctcgaacagaaccaactgcaaaagtactgatcatttttggactaaaccagctgccgtagttagctgcgctgacattgtgtgcatgacattattacctgatagatcgttggaaatattttcgggaagatgagcatgtcagttaagaataattaatgcacgcctccgctttaagtgacgagtgatgcgcgctcgccgtctgAGTGCATTAGAATGTTGTTTTcacgtcgcatccgcgcttcattatagaaatgtattgtttgcatactgtggtaaataaacacagtgtagtagattatggccagggacaaaactggcccgcgcagtcgtctctccatagtgttattattatagtttgctggctttgcctcttctgttggaatttttccacatgtaaattctgaccaatcgaaaagtagtttaggaaatacggcatggccaatgagtgatgttgtcacgtgcctgcgttttggttcgtttcaactggttcggaccaaagcaatcagtgtggtgtgaaaaggatccaaaaaagctgaaaaatgcaacaatgtataaatgtttgcccttggttcggaccaaatgaaccgaactagagatgtgaaagcaccctaaggcTCTTCTGTCAGGGGTCTCCCTCCAGGAAGTATGTGATGCGGCAGGGTGGTCCTCCCCACACACATTTGTGAAGTTTTATAATCTGCACATGGCTTCTACTCTGGGTTCTCGGGTGCTTGTACAATAATGTGCGCAGTGATTTCACATATACAGGCATTTGAGAGTTATGGTAGCGTGGGTATTTCCCGCagcgttccgacgcagtgcgagttccctcgataagggaacgtctcaggttacatatgtaaccatggttccctgagagggaacgagacactgcgttgCTTTGCCATACTTCCGGCACACCTGTGACAGACTTGTTCAACCTATCAGAAGCTGACAATGTTTGGTTTAGAAGTGCTATATATAGTTTCCTGGTCAATGACGCCATTCGCCCGTGACGTTCGTGCATgccattggactgatttcacgagtgcttcatgacgcaatcacgcaggGGCGTTCCCGCagcgttccgacgcagtgtCTCATTCCCCCTAAGAcgttttatataaattaacaaaatatataagtattaagtgtaaaaaagtGTCACATCAGGTAATGAAAATTTTCAAACACACTTGCGGTTTTCATGTGCACTTGAACACTTGGGCCAAATACAGGAAATATGTGCTGAAGTGCAAATACCACAATTGTGGGTATTACTTCCTTGatgaaagcaaaaaaaaaaaaacatatatatatatatgcagtgATCAATGAAGAGCAAAGGTAAATCCTTTCAAGAGGGATTTCTGAGAAGTTTGTTCAGAACAGACTGCAGAACTTTGAGCTTCTCTTATTCATTTTTCTTTCCATTATTCAGAAAGTGTGAAGATTAGATTGCAGAAtatcaaataattaaaatggCTTCACAAGCTGAGTATGATTTCCATTGTCCAGTGTGTTGTGAAATCTTCAAGgatcctgttgttttatcatgTAGTCACAGTTTCTGTAAAGAGTGTCTTCAACAGTTCTGGAGAACGATGGAAACTCAGGAGTGTCCTGTCTGCAGGATATCGTCAAGACATGAACCTTCAATTAATCTTGAgttaaaaaacttgtgcaaGTTGTTCCTGAAGAAGATTCATTCATCTGAGGAGCTCTGCAGTTTACACGGAGAGAAACTGGAATTCTTCTGTCTGGAGGACAAACAGCCGGTGTGTCTGGTGTGCTTTACTTCACAGACACACATCACTCACAAATTAAGGTCCATCGATGAAGTGGCTTCATCATATAAGGTAAAACAGATTTACATGTGAGCGTATGTATTACATGATCCTATTACAGAAATCTGTGGTGTCTTATAGATTTCCTCTTTAAATTCCAGGAGGAGCTCAAAACAGCACTAAAGTCTTTACAagagaaacacaaacacaaagaagGAGAGTTTGAGAAAACAGTTCAACACATCAAGGTGAGGATTGATCATGATGACATATGTACAGAATTACATGAAATATTTGATTACAACTGCTTAACTGATATGTTGGATATAATTTCTTGTTTCTTTACTTACTGtaaaacactctctctctctctctctctctctctctctctctctctctctctctctctctctctctctctctctctcacacacacacacacacacacacacacacacacacacacaacaaccgGTTAATGTGagaccctgtttacacctggtttTACAGTTTTTCGTAGTCGCTTTGCTGCatacaaatagcaaaacaccatggataacctgcaaaagccacTCTCTTGCTCAAAATCCTTAGatcatctctcaaaagtaaataactgtgtcaatgaacatgtcagcgccatcaaaatgacaagtccttgtgtcattgtgtatGGATAAGACAGTCAAATTGTTTAGTCATGGTGTCAATATAACTgtttactctggagggatgttctgatggaaactacggctaaagttttgatgacagttattgtcaattgtaagttacatcttagtgtttgtgtgagtgtaattgcaagagaatggaaaagattcaaatttacactcttactgtttgtaatgtattttattgacagaacatgtcattgagatacaaaaatgaaaagacagcactgaatagcacacaaaataaaaacctaaaaaaagaaatgtgaacATAGGAAAAACCGTACATGCGGTGCTGTagaaatttatatatatataatatatctgCTAGTTGATGTTTCATGAGAAGCACCTTCGTTAGAGAAAGTCAATATTCCCCTGGGAGCAATTTACCAATTCAGGgcagatttagaaaaaagtctaatggaaaCATAGGAAGtatagaaatatgcttgacatattatgataacttgttcaaccattttgcatgtaaagactatgagcttgtgcctaaatgttgtggggctgagactattcaacagagacccaatataatacattttgatcaacatgacataagcaactgataatgtaggaaacaacAGAGAATTGTCCATAATCATTGgcatggatgtaccaaagcatttgcaacttgttcaaagaaatgagaaactgcttttttgatgtgcacaagtgacacaatgatgtgagaactgaacaggtagttttgagaatttcaattctgatctgagaaatgcaccaaagcgactgagaaaaactgtaagatTGTCTGTTTTTGGTTGATTGAGTAACAAGTGGATGAGGGAGACCCATTTCTgtcacctggtgttttaatttGTCTCTTTTGTCTACTTTTGTCTGTTTTCCTGATTTCTTTGAGGTGAGATCTATAAATGGATATATTTTGTGTTCTGTTTATCTAATATTGCGAAATAAGATTGCGTATGAACATGTTTTCGACTACCTCTgaaagtggttgaaagtggacaagctcaaaacattTCAGACCCAGTTTACACCGGTGTTTAGAGCtgtctacttgtgatccgatcaaaAACACATCTCAATACCAGATGTAAACAGGGCCTGAGCTGCTTTACCTGagggaatttttttaaatttaagcaTCTCATATACATACAGGGGCTGGTAGTGAAATGTGTCCTGTTAACACACACCACATCGCAGTGGCCACAATGGTCAGGGCTACACACTCTAAAGACTCTGGGCTTGGAGACTCTGGCATTGCAACCATATTAGCTGATGGCTCAGGTGTGGCAACCATCTTGGAAAAGAGCTCTAGACTGGTGGCCATCTTGTCAGAAGACACAGGCTTGGTGGCCATCTTGGTAGAAGGCTGTGGACTGGTGGCCATCTTGGTAGAAGGCTGTGGACTGGTGGCCATCTTGGTAGAAGGCTTTGGACTGGTGGCCATCTTGTCCGAAGACGCAGGCTTGGCGGCTATTTTGTCCAAAGCTATGGTAGCATCCTCCTCGACCTCCCCTACTGTGAAAGGGGAACCAGCAAGCAGAAGGACATAGTCCAAGAATTCCACAAATGATCCCCTGGACCATCAAGTGGTTTGTTTAGTTCATAACAGAAGAAATCAGTTAGTGCACAATTTGGTAGTTCAGTTAAATAATCAGTCTAAAAAATCTTGGATGTGGTCCTTGAGGGAGCTATTACCTTGGCGAAGGCGAACTAATCTGCTGGGTCCATTGTGTGGTCAGTGGTGCTGTAACGGTTGAGATAAGCAAAGAAGCAGGCAGAAGAGAAGATCCATGTGCAGTATGATTTAATAGTAATCCACAAGATACATAAGCATAGGATAGCCAGAACACACAGGGGAACTCAACAAAGACACAACAACTATGACTAGCTTAACAAGATAAGTTGTGATTAATGGGAAACACCTGAGGAAACTAATCAACATGACAAACTACAAAGAACTACAAAACATATCACAAGAAACAGGAAAAACTTCAACATAAAAGTTCAGGAATCCACACAGGTAATATGTGACAGAGGAACACAGGCTGTGATCATGACACCACCACTCCTTTTAGGGACCAGGAGGTGAATTTGCAAGCACTGCCCCTGAAGGTGCAATTGCAGTGTCTTGCACCTTGCATTTGTAGATCTTCCAAATGTGGTCTCCACAGTATCCCTTTCTTGTTGGAATAGGCATCCTTTCCCAGTGTTATAGaaattttaaatttttcaaaaattccAGATGCTATACTGTGTATTTATAGTGTATTGGAAAGATGTAGTTCCCTAACACCACATTTCCCCACTCACTCTTCATGCTGCTCCAGAataactttaatttaatttgattgcaGTCTCAAGCTGAGCACACAGAGCTTCAGATTAAACAGCAGTTTGAGAAGCTTCATCAGTTTCTCAGAGATGAAGAAGAAGCTACGATCACTGCACTGAGGGAGGAAGAGCAGCAGAAGAAGCAGATGATGAAGGAGAAGCTGGAGGAGATGAACAGAAACATCTCAgctctttcacacacaatcaAAGACATGGAGGAGGAGATGATAGAAGCCAAATACGTCTGCTTTCTGAAGGTCTGATTTCACAtcattgattaattgattgactaattgactcactgactgactgactgactgactgattgattgacagaccaactgactgactgactgactgactgattgattgattgattgattgactgactgactgaatgactgattgattgattgattgactgactgactgactgactgactgactgactgactgactgactgattgactgattgactgactgactgactgactgactgactgactgactgactgactgattgattgattgattgattgactgactgactgactgactgactgactgattgattgattgactgactgattgactgattgattgactaactgactgattgactgactgattgactgactgactgactgactgactgactgactgattgactgactgactgattgattgattgaataactgactgactgattgaataactgactgactgactgattgattgaataACTGACTGATTTATTGattgatgattgattgattgattgactgactgactgactgactgactaactgactaactgactgactgactgattgattgattgactgactgactgagtgattgattgactgactgactgactgactgattgattgattgattgattgattgactgactgattgactaaCTGAacgattgactgactgactgactgactgactgactgactgactgactgactgactgactgattgactgaatgactgactgactgactgactgactgactgactgattgattgattgactgactgactgactgattgatttactgactgactgactgactgactgactgattgattgactaactgactgattgattgattgactgactgactgattgattgactaactgactgactgactggttgattgactgactgactgactgactgactgattgattgactgactgattgattgattgactaacTGACTGAttaactgactgactgactgactgactgactgactgactgattgactgactgattaacTGACTGAttaactgactgactgactgactgactgattaacTGACTGAttaactgactgactgactgactgattgactgactgattaacTGACtaactgattgactgactgactgactgactgactgactgactgactgactgactgattaactgactgactgattgactgactgactgactgattaactgactgactgattaactgactgactgactgactgattaactgactgactgactgattaactgactgactgattaactgactgactgactgattaactgactgactgattaactgactgactgactgattaactgactgactgactgactgattgattgactaactgactgactgactgattgattgactgactgactgattgactgactgactgtttgacttatttatttattgattgatttattgattgattgatttcttGATGATTAATGGTGTGTTTGTTCTGCAGGAGTTTCCAGTCTTAATGGAAAGGTGAGTGATCTGCTGGTGTCTCTGGTCTCTCTGGTTCTGATCCAAAGTTACTGCAGTTCTGACTCCTGAATGTTCTTCCAGAGTCCAGATTTCACAGCCGGATCCACAGATGGCTTCTGGAGCTTTGATTCATGTGCCTCGGTACTTGGGCAACCTGCCGTTCAGAGTCTGGAAGAAGATGCAGGACATCGTCCAATACAGTGAGTCTGCAGAAGATCTGAGTtgttactcacacacactggaaATAACACGTACATGGACAGTATTTATAGATTTCAGTAGTATCTGGAATACTCTAAAATAATTTGTCAAGCCCACATTTACAATCACAACACTGACAGTGATCAAAGGAAAATTTCTGATGTTTTGATCGATAAAATGAGTgtcataatttatatttatctgTATATGTTACATGAACACCAGAATAAAAGCAGCTGTTGATTCTTCTCTGTGTCTCATCAGCTCCTGTGATTCTGGATCCAAACACGGCTCATCCACGTGTCGTCCTGTCTGAAGATCTGACCAGTGTGAGATACATCTGGGACGAACAACCTCTTCCTGATAATCCAGAAAGATTTGACATATGTGAGTGTGTTCTGGGTTCAGAGGGTTTTAACTCAGGAACACACTGCTGGGATGTGGAGGTTAAAGAGAGTGAATGCTGGAGTCTTGGAGTAACCACAGCATCAAACCAGAGGAAGGGACGCAATATCTGTAACACTGATGTCTGGAGTGTGCAGTATGATCCGTACAAACTGGGTGGGTCTGGTTTTCAAGTTGAAGAGGATCTTGATCGTGTGAGAGTGTATCTTGACTATGACGGAGGAACGGTGTCATTTTCTGATCCTGAAACTAAcacacatctgcacacattcaCAACCACCTTCACTGACACACTCTTTCCATTCTTCTGTAATCTTGATGAAAGTAGATGTCTAAGGATTGTATCAGTTAAACTGTAAGAACAGAAAATCACTGAAACATCTGATCTAGccaatgaataaattaaaatgtgtatatataactTGTCATCTTATCATATACTGAAAGTCTGAATTCTGTAAGATGTAACTCAACATATTCTATAAAAGGTTGGGCTGATAAAAATGAAGATAAGCCAATGAATGCTCATTGTTTGAGTACAGTTGTAAACAAGTAAACAGGATAAGTTTTGAATGAGACTGTGTAGATGATCAGCTGGCATCTCGGCTTTGttgactgaaaaaataaagtctaTTATTTTGACACCTGGAACCCCTGACTAGAGAAGTTTCTTTCCACATACAATGCATTTTGCATAAAATATGAGTGCAACATCTGGGAATACACCTATGCAAACAATATGCATTTGTGCTTGTATTCACACATGTAGCATAAAACTGTAGTTTATGGGTTAAATAGAGAATATGTTTTAGTGCCATCCAGTGAATGTGTATTGGGTGaattgcaaaatatatttaagtgCACTTGAAGGACACTGAGGGAAGAGGACACTAACAGTGTATTGTACTTGCGAGTTACATGGGTGGCATTAGTAAATATGACTTGTACATATTTTGCTCATTAGGACTTTTCTGTTTCAGTCTTTATGGCAGAGCGATAAGTGTTGATAATAAAAGAGATTAAACTGTTCATGGGTCTCCCAGTGGAGAGAAGATTAAAACAGTTGGCTGTGTGAGCAATAATGCAAAATTTCCTGAAGTCACTTTCATCTCCACTGTTTTGAGTCTCCCTTacaaaataacataatttttctAAGTAAAGTTAAAGTATATTTTGAAGTATAATTTATTTAGTAAGTAGTACTAATATTAATGTACTAGAACAGGGGTGGTGAACTCCAGTCCTGGAGAGCCACAGTCCTGCAGAGGTTTGCTtaaactctgttcttcacataaagatatcgtatgacttcagaaatgCTGGAAGCTGTTTTTGTTCAGTTTTTGCAAAAGTGACTGTACTTTTTATTGTCTGTTGTgatgtataatataaatatataaaagtagtctataaatattcataaaatcatgtcaaATACGTGTGGCTTTCATGACTGCAGTTAGGATGCCTTACCCGCATAACAAGCTCATCACTCTGAAGAAAAATTCTAAGGTAGTCAACGTTTCTCTTTGTGTAGCTTTGGAAGATCTGGAAATGTATGCAGAGCAACCCTTCAAGACTGTTAAAGCTCAGAGTCAAACCGTGTATGACGAACCACCCAACACAGACTTCCATAATATCTTGCAGAAGATAGGATTGAGTGACTAGGACTTTGACTCTTGCTAAGTTTCACTTCAGTGGAAAAGTTATTGCGCTTGGTCCAGAAGCATGAACTCATATTCTCAAAGCTCAAGCTATACTGCGGAAGAAGAAAGGACTCAGTCGCATCCATCTGTCTGACAACGGTCCTTTCTGTTTGCCTTCTCAGCATGGGCCACCAGGGCACTATCAGACATTACGGCAAGTACTGTCAGAGATGGAAGAGCGTGACCTCTCCTTTGGTTCTCATGTTAAAGAAGAGTGGCGGCCTCCGTATCTACCGCAGGTTAAATTTATACGCTATAAAGGAAGAACACCCtatgagtccgcactttcatgATGTAATGCTGCTTTGGCTGTCAGCACTAGTGCGGGCTTGTTAGAAGTGCGCATCGAGGGTGCATATTGACCCCAACGAGGGTGCTTGCAAGCACTCTTCTAaaaacctaaaatgacaaatgggacaccctacggtctcTTGGACTCAAAATGGGGttttgttatttcaaaaccattttacaaaacggactcgggacgagtccaataacaaacttgtagccaatcagcaggtaaggggcgtttccacaccgtatggagcatctaaatctcctcactgtctgtttcaagtgtcagctcacaaaatgtgtccgacaagtaagatactatatcTTAGTATatcaaatttacatttacaattatgcatttagcagatgcttttatccaaagcgacttacaactcaggagtacaggaagcgatccgtcaagaagaggcaaagaaacgcaaaagtgccccaaataccaagatttgtataccgctcagagtagcaaaaaccagaaaagggaagaagatgTGTGTCAAATGTGtgtcatttgggacagggccaaaaTGCGTTTTTGTCTGTACTTGTGCTCTCGTGAAACATCATTGTTTGTGTGGTTAGTGGTTAATCACAAGATATAATTTGTCTTGTGTATATACTGGGCGATCTTTGGCCTTATGAATCTATTTGAGAAATGGCCAATGAGTTACATCAGCCTCAGAACGCGAAAGGACGCTGGCCAGGCAAGACGCAAATTTTCCCCTTCTCCTCTTCCCAGTCTAGATGTTGGTATGTTTAAAAGTGTTTATTCAGTTAAaggttataaaatattaaactgaGTGTGTTCTGAACTGAATTTCTCTAACTCTAATTTCTATTTCTTAACATCCAACTATTATGCTGTTTTCGCAGTTATACAGAGATTGCTTTCAGGGAATGTGTGTATGTTGGTTCATATGAATATTATTTTCACACATCATTCGTTGTTAATACATGTGGAAATTGTAATTtgtcagtgaaaaaaaaaatacactagccattttatttaatttctttattttcttcCGTTTAAAATAATAGCAATGtattattcaattttttttgtgtattaCATAATATTAGATACATGTAATTGTAGTACATCAGCATTTTCCCTTCTCTTTCCAGTCtatattgtgttttgtgtgggaAGAAGTTAATGCAGCAGACATTTCACTGACCAAGTGTCCAATATATGTTTCAAGGTCAATAAAAGTGGTGTCTGAAGTTATTCTGCTTTCCCTGCTGTAAGGGTTTCTTTTGTACAGAACTATATCTGCTAGATATGCATAATCAAAAAGCTGTATGTTGACTTTGGTCTTTTAATATCACTCTCTTACTACATAGTGCTTACACAAACCTGGTAAAAAATTACTGGTGGTCAGTGGACATGATTGGATACAAGGTAATGTGTGACGTAAGAAACACCAGCAATTTCAAAGCGCGTTTTTGTCTTCCGTTCACTCCAGTCTTAAGGAGAAAATACTGCGATGCTGTTGACCCATGAATTTGTctgaaagcatattaaaaacacagcatagacatataaacaacattaaaaacttgatttttaCCACAGGGATCTTTATGAGTCTCTCTGATGTGTAATAGAAACTCATTTCTGATATGTGATCTGAGGAGAACTCAGAGATGAAGAGTCTCACTCTTTATCTGTTCCATTAGAAGTATTGATCCAAACTCTCAATAGCGTCCTGTTTAGAGTATTTTCTCCATTCATCTGGGATCTCAGTACtcttaaatgttttattgtaatatttttccAGATGTTTCTGGAATCTGCACAGAAACCACTTCCAGTAGGGAAGCGCAGAGAGGTCGGAGGTGATGCTCCAGTCGGCATAAACTCCTCCTGCTGTTCGGTA encodes:
- the LOC137091578 gene encoding nuclear factor 7, ovary-like, which translates into the protein MASQAEYDFHCPVCCEIFKDPVVLSCSHSFCKECLQQFWRTMETQECPVCRISSRHEPSINLELKNLCKLFLKKIHSSEELCSLHGEKLEFFCLEDKQPVCLVCFTSQTHITHKLRSIDEVASSYKEELKTALKSLQEKHKHKEGEFEKTVQHIKSQAEHTELQIKQQFEKLHQFLRDEEEATITALREEEQQKKQMMKEKLEEMNRNISALSHTIKDMEEEMIEAKYVCFLKEFPVLMERVQISQPDPQMASGALIHVPRYLGNLPFRVWKKMQDIVQYTPVILDPNTAHPRVVLSEDLTSVRYIWDEQPLPDNPERFDICECVLGSEGFNSGTHCWDVEVKESECWSLGVTTASNQRKGRNICNTDVWSVQYDPYKLGGSGFQVEEDLDRVRVYLDYDGGTVSFSDPETNTHLHTFTTTFTDTLFPFFCNLDESRCLRIVSVKL